From a single Saimiri boliviensis isolate mSaiBol1 chromosome 7, mSaiBol1.pri, whole genome shotgun sequence genomic region:
- the CLECL1 gene encoding LOW QUALITY PROTEIN: putative C-type lectin-like domain family 1 (The sequence of the model RefSeq protein was modified relative to this genomic sequence to represent the inferred CDS: deleted 4 bases in 2 codons), with translation MVSYFFHIIRVFKKSVTLINKTEHIGFVIYSWRKSTTHLGSRRKSAISIYLTPEVSLQKYDCPFSGTSFVVFSLFLDVVCALIKTVRTCPLERPSPLQRSVSFNFFTVQKSCPAKDWKVHKGKCYWIAETKKSWNKSQNKCAMKNSYLMMLQDVTLMVRFNI, from the exons ATGGTTAGTTATTTCTTCCATATTATACGAGTATTCAAGAAATCTGTTACCTTGATTAATAAGACTGAGCACATTGGTTTTGTCATTTATTCGTGGAGGAAGTCCACCACCCACTTGGGGAGCAGAAGGAAATCTGCCATCTCAATTTACTTAACT CCAGAAGTTTCCTTGCAGAAATATGATTGTCCCTTCAGTGGAACATCATTTGtggtcttctctctctttttggatgTAGTCTGTGCTCTCATCAAAACTGTTAGGACTTGCCCATTAGAACGCCCATCTCCACTTCAGAGATCTG tttctttcaacttttttacTGTCCAAAAATCATGTCCTGCCAAAGACTGGAAGGTGCATAAGGGAAAATGTTACTGGATTGCTGAAACTAAGAAATCTtggaacaaaagtcaaaataaatgtGCCATGAAAAATTCA TATCTCATGATGCTACAAGACGTTACTCTTATGGTGAGATTTAACATTTAG